Proteins encoded by one window of Salmonirosea aquatica:
- a CDS encoding SGNH/GDSL hydrolase family protein gives MKKVFDQANIPGLLVFYRYSSIPKNHMNKKPAIWRYGFILLLALLRTASFAQGLATPVSQTSVEPFTLKNGDRVVFLGNSLMENDLLYGYLELALTTRWPDRTVTFRNIGWSGDTVFGDARSYFTNPPTPYELLMKQITEAQPTVVFVAYGGIEAQEGEAGLARFNEGLNKLLDKIQELGAKTVLLSPIPSLSTHGSENTTRRNAELERYASALATTAAERGTYFVDIFKPIHELQKKFSLTDNDIHLNETGYFHLAMALENGLGLPPRQEVATIDLSKQNAASSATFKILKTDPKNAELTFTVEERYLPLPLPTEKGASVNSERVLRITGLKKGYYTLAADDEQIVTASAKEWADGVPIRQGPSFAQASQLRTMIVKKNELFFHQYRPHNRTYILGFRSYEQGRHAEGLKELGLIVTWLEGQISLHRMPLPHTYRLSRLR, from the coding sequence GTGAAAAAAGTTTTCGATCAGGCCAATATTCCGGGTCTATTGGTCTTTTACCGGTATTCTTCCATTCCTAAAAACCACATGAACAAGAAACCGGCTATCTGGAGATACGGATTCATACTACTCCTGGCTTTGCTGCGTACAGCTTCGTTTGCTCAAGGCCTGGCTACCCCCGTATCCCAAACCTCCGTTGAGCCTTTCACCCTCAAAAATGGTGATCGGGTTGTATTTCTGGGTAATTCACTGATGGAGAATGACCTGCTCTACGGCTACCTCGAACTGGCCCTGACCACCCGCTGGCCTGATCGTACCGTTACATTCCGCAACATCGGCTGGTCGGGCGATACCGTTTTTGGTGATGCCCGCAGCTATTTTACCAATCCTCCTACACCTTACGAATTGCTGATGAAGCAAATCACAGAAGCCCAACCGACGGTGGTTTTCGTTGCCTATGGCGGAATTGAGGCACAGGAAGGCGAAGCGGGCTTGGCTCGCTTCAACGAGGGATTGAACAAATTGCTCGACAAGATCCAGGAGTTAGGGGCAAAGACCGTATTGCTTTCCCCGATTCCGTCGCTCTCTACACATGGCTCTGAAAACACAACCAGGCGAAATGCTGAGCTCGAACGCTACGCTTCGGCTCTGGCCACCACAGCGGCCGAACGAGGTACCTACTTTGTCGATATCTTTAAACCTATTCACGAGCTCCAAAAGAAATTCTCCCTTACCGACAACGACATTCACCTGAACGAAACCGGGTACTTCCATTTGGCTATGGCGCTCGAAAACGGCCTGGGTTTGCCTCCCCGTCAGGAAGTTGCTACCATTGACCTTTCCAAACAAAATGCTGCCTCGTCGGCTACGTTCAAAATCCTGAAAACAGATCCGAAGAACGCTGAACTTACCTTCACCGTAGAAGAAAGGTACCTTCCCCTGCCGCTTCCCACAGAAAAGGGAGCCTCAGTCAATTCAGAACGCGTGCTTCGGATCACTGGATTAAAAAAGGGGTACTATACCTTAGCTGCTGATGACGAGCAGATCGTTACGGCTTCTGCAAAGGAGTGGGCCGACGGCGTCCCCATCCGGCAAGGGCCCTCGTTTGCGCAGGCGAGCCAGCTTCGTACGATGATCGTGAAAAAGAACGAACTGTTTTTCCACCAGTACCGACCACACAACCGGACTTATATCCTGGGGTTCCGCTCCTACGAACAGGGGCGACACGCGGAGGGACTGAAAGAACTCGGCTTGATTGTTACCTGGCTGGAAGGACAGATTTCTCTGCACAGGATGCCCCTGCCGCATACCTATCGGCTTAGTCGATTGAGGTAG
- a CDS encoding PVC-type heme-binding CxxCH protein — protein MVLLLTASVNQDDRRFNPGPDPEDELASFKIQDGFEVSLFAAEPMLINPVQMNWDADGRLWVISSTAYPHVKTGEEANDKIYILEDTDGDGKADKSTIFAEGLMTPTGILPGDGGVYVANSTEILHFMDTDGDGKADKKRRILTGFGVADTHHLIHTFRWGPEGSMYFNQAIYIYSHVETPSGIKRLEGGGAWRLRPESLELDVYARGLINPWGLQFNRWGQSFMTDGAGGEGINYAFPGATFVTAPGAERIIRGLNPGQPKHSGIEVVSGRHLPDSWQGTLLTNDFRANRINRFQLTEQGSGYASQQVEDLLWTDDVAFRPVDINVGPDGAIYVADWYNPIIQHGEVDFYDPRRDHEHGRIWRITAKGRPLVRKPNLTKASTLELLDALKVPEEWTRTQAKQTLKLRGADEVVPALKKWIINLDKSDPDYEHQLLEALWLHQTLNIVNEPLFLQLASAKSPHARAAALRTLQLWSDKISNLPALLEKAVQDPHPQVRLEAVIALRTLNTAEAARTALAVLEQPMDEFLDFALWQTTRDLEPLWTKRLKTEPEFFGTPLKTTYALKSVSNRDAVAQLVQLYQKDQVPEQYQKDVLNSLARYGTSADLGILLDQTIKSKSVQRTSDQLTALEAASSQRNMKPAGDLNRIVTFIESSDPTVAASAIRLLGRWKLDGINDQLLGIAKGKDQIRQQAALDALAMQDKNVAEKIFVELASAPNQVDLRLLATARLVPLNASEAARRGADLLRTLPEEADATPLYASFLSNKQAMRALGEEILNNKVPPAQALAGRQLVQSRVPSNRQNDDEVKLLKRALEASGGKLPPERMPQQLTDLEIIAVARQIKQSSDPEAGERIYRKSSCFTCHAIGGAGGLIGPDLSSLGTSSPVETIIRSILYPTASIKEGYELQRFAKKDGTEAMGYLVSNGNTEIVMRDVTGLEVSIPKSQIEGIEKVPGSLMPAGLTASLEKEEFDNLVGFLSKLGQSGDFRVPNERFVRRWETASPQADLAKKISSEGLTYFTKSNVPFQPIYSKVSGELPLDELSIIEVSPGKRYSIVRFEVEVLTPGKLTLALNATAGITAWADQKPIPLTDEGLAAELPKGIHTITLGIDRKLFKESSVKVELREGKGSSAQTRLRMGR, from the coding sequence TTGGTCCTACTCCTAACGGCCTCGGTCAATCAGGACGATCGGCGGTTCAATCCCGGCCCCGATCCGGAGGACGAACTGGCCTCCTTCAAAATCCAGGACGGCTTCGAGGTATCACTCTTCGCCGCCGAGCCGATGCTCATCAATCCCGTGCAGATGAACTGGGACGCCGACGGGCGATTGTGGGTGATCAGTAGCACGGCTTATCCGCACGTGAAGACGGGTGAAGAAGCCAACGATAAAATCTACATACTGGAAGACACCGACGGCGATGGCAAAGCGGATAAGTCTACCATCTTCGCCGAGGGCCTGATGACGCCCACGGGAATTCTGCCCGGCGACGGAGGGGTGTACGTAGCTAATTCCACCGAAATCCTGCACTTCATGGATACAGATGGGGATGGTAAGGCCGACAAAAAGCGCCGGATACTGACGGGCTTTGGAGTAGCCGACACCCATCACCTGATCCACACCTTCCGCTGGGGACCCGAAGGCTCGATGTACTTCAACCAAGCCATATACATCTACAGTCACGTTGAAACGCCGTCCGGCATCAAGCGGCTGGAAGGGGGCGGCGCATGGCGGCTGCGGCCCGAAAGCCTGGAACTCGACGTGTACGCCCGGGGGCTTATCAATCCCTGGGGTTTGCAGTTCAACCGCTGGGGACAGTCATTCATGACCGACGGTGCTGGCGGCGAAGGCATCAACTACGCCTTTCCGGGAGCTACCTTCGTCACCGCACCGGGAGCTGAGCGAATCATCCGGGGGCTGAATCCCGGTCAGCCCAAGCACAGTGGGATCGAAGTAGTTTCCGGACGACATTTGCCGGACTCGTGGCAGGGTACCCTGCTTACCAACGATTTCCGAGCCAACCGCATCAACCGCTTTCAACTCACTGAGCAGGGTAGCGGCTATGCTTCGCAGCAGGTCGAGGATTTACTCTGGACCGATGACGTAGCGTTTCGTCCGGTGGATATCAACGTTGGACCGGACGGTGCGATCTATGTGGCGGACTGGTACAACCCCATCATCCAGCACGGCGAGGTCGATTTCTACGATCCGCGTCGAGATCACGAACACGGACGTATCTGGCGGATCACGGCCAAGGGGCGACCTTTGGTCAGGAAACCAAATTTGACAAAAGCTAGTACCCTTGAACTCTTGGATGCCCTCAAGGTACCCGAAGAATGGACACGCACCCAGGCCAAGCAGACGTTGAAATTACGCGGAGCCGACGAAGTAGTACCCGCTCTAAAAAAATGGATTATCAATCTTGATAAAAGCGATCCCGACTACGAGCACCAGCTGCTGGAAGCATTATGGCTGCACCAAACGCTAAATATCGTGAACGAGCCGCTCTTTTTGCAGCTCGCCAGCGCCAAGAGTCCCCACGCACGAGCCGCCGCCCTGCGGACATTGCAATTGTGGTCTGATAAAATCAGTAATCTCCCTGCGCTCCTGGAAAAAGCCGTGCAAGACCCGCATCCCCAAGTAAGGTTGGAAGCGGTGATTGCACTGCGAACACTGAACACCGCCGAAGCCGCGCGTACCGCATTGGCCGTGCTGGAACAACCCATGGACGAATTTCTGGATTTCGCCCTCTGGCAGACAACCCGTGACCTGGAGCCGCTCTGGACTAAGCGGCTAAAAACCGAACCGGAGTTTTTCGGTACTCCCTTAAAAACTACCTATGCCCTGAAATCGGTCAGCAATCGCGATGCGGTAGCGCAGTTGGTACAGCTTTACCAGAAAGATCAGGTACCTGAACAGTACCAAAAGGACGTTCTCAATTCCCTGGCGCGCTACGGTACCTCGGCAGACCTAGGCATTCTTCTTGACCAGACCATCAAGAGCAAGAGCGTCCAACGTACCAGCGATCAACTCACTGCGCTGGAAGCAGCCTCCAGCCAGCGAAATATGAAGCCGGCGGGCGATCTGAACCGGATCGTTACATTCATCGAAAGCTCTGACCCGACCGTAGCCGCCAGCGCAATCCGGTTGCTAGGCCGCTGGAAACTCGATGGAATAAATGATCAGCTACTTGGTATTGCCAAAGGAAAGGACCAAATCAGGCAACAGGCCGCTCTGGACGCGCTGGCCATGCAGGATAAAAATGTCGCTGAAAAGATTTTTGTCGAGTTGGCATCAGCCCCAAACCAGGTCGACCTTCGCCTCTTGGCTACTGCCCGACTGGTACCTCTCAATGCATCCGAGGCGGCACGACGTGGGGCAGACCTACTACGGACATTACCTGAGGAGGCGGACGCTACGCCGCTGTATGCCTCTTTTCTGAGTAACAAGCAAGCCATGCGAGCCCTGGGTGAGGAAATTTTGAACAATAAAGTACCCCCTGCCCAGGCACTGGCCGGAAGACAACTGGTGCAGAGTCGGGTACCTTCCAACCGACAAAACGACGACGAGGTAAAACTACTTAAGCGGGCTCTGGAAGCCTCCGGTGGTAAGCTCCCCCCGGAACGAATGCCACAGCAACTCACCGACCTGGAAATCATTGCCGTAGCGCGCCAGATCAAGCAATCGTCCGACCCCGAAGCGGGTGAACGGATCTACCGAAAATCAAGTTGCTTTACCTGCCACGCCATTGGCGGGGCGGGGGGATTGATCGGCCCGGATTTGAGTAGCTTGGGTACCAGTTCGCCCGTCGAGACCATCATTCGCTCCATTCTTTATCCCACAGCTTCCATCAAAGAAGGCTACGAATTGCAGCGCTTTGCCAAAAAAGACGGCACCGAGGCCATGGGGTACCTGGTCAGCAACGGCAACACCGAGATCGTCATGCGCGATGTGACGGGCCTGGAAGTGTCCATACCCAAAAGCCAGATTGAGGGCATCGAGAAGGTCCCTGGCTCGCTCATGCCCGCCGGGTTGACGGCCAGTCTGGAAAAAGAGGAATTTGATAATCTGGTTGGTTTTCTTTCTAAACTCGGGCAGTCGGGTGATTTTCGGGTACCTAACGAACGCTTCGTGCGCCGTTGGGAAACCGCTTCCCCGCAAGCCGATCTTGCGAAAAAAATCAGTAGCGAGGGGTTGACCTATTTCACAAAATCCAATGTACCCTTTCAGCCCATTTACAGCAAAGTGTCTGGCGAGTTGCCCTTGGACGAATTATCCATTATTGAGGTGTCGCCCGGCAAAAGGTACAGCATCGTCCGGTTCGAAGTGGAGGTACTGACTCCCGGAAAGTTAACCCTGGCACTTAACGCCACTGCTGGTATTACGGCCTGGGCCGACCAAAAACCTATTCCCCTGACTGATGAGGGCTTGGCAGCAGAACTTCCGAAGGGCATTCACACAATCACACTAGGCATTGACCGTAAACTTTTCAAAGAATCGTCCGTGAAAGTAGAGTTGCGCGAGGGAAAAGGGAGTTCGGCGCAGACGCGGCTCCGCATGGGGCGGTAG
- a CDS encoding response regulator transcription factor, with the protein MIPLKVLIIEDDLIEAADMQESLESEGRFVTTIASNTQEVKRALKRQIPDLVLVDIRLEGSTHNGIEIVEEVLNAYSLPIVYLTSSTEKPYMEAARKTQPAAFMFKPFRSNELAIQLELAYLNRGIQPDSYAAESLFLPTDQGRSHIRIMKKDVVYMSASGSYVEVHLRKGASTEKIVFSMNLGHLDQYFPDNQFYRVSRSLMVNLDFVERVERNRLFVTSTSTPILFPESKHRDLLRKLAVVKTP; encoded by the coding sequence ATGATCCCGCTCAAAGTTCTCATCATCGAAGATGACCTGATCGAAGCTGCCGATATGCAGGAAAGTCTGGAAAGCGAAGGCCGCTTCGTTACGACCATCGCCAGCAACACGCAGGAAGTCAAGCGAGCCCTGAAACGGCAGATCCCTGATTTGGTTTTGGTGGACATCCGGCTGGAAGGTTCGACGCATAATGGGATCGAAATCGTGGAAGAAGTGCTCAATGCCTACTCGCTTCCTATCGTTTACCTCACTTCAAGTACCGAAAAGCCTTACATGGAAGCAGCCCGGAAAACGCAGCCTGCCGCCTTCATGTTCAAGCCTTTCCGCAGCAACGAACTCGCTATTCAGTTAGAATTGGCCTATCTCAACCGGGGTATTCAGCCGGATTCCTATGCCGCTGAAAGTCTGTTTCTTCCGACCGATCAGGGTAGGAGTCATATCAGAATTATGAAAAAAGACGTGGTGTACATGTCAGCGAGTGGGTCTTATGTAGAGGTACACCTTCGAAAAGGGGCCAGTACCGAAAAGATTGTATTTTCGATGAATCTGGGGCATCTCGACCAGTATTTTCCGGACAACCAGTTCTACCGCGTTTCGCGCTCGCTGATGGTCAATCTCGATTTCGTGGAGCGGGTAGAAAGGAACCGTCTTTTCGTAACTTCCACATCGACACCAATCCTTTTTCCCGAATCCAAACACCGCGATTTACTGCGGAAGTTGGCCGTGGTCAAGACACCGTAG